One genomic region from Zalophus californianus isolate mZalCal1 chromosome 2, mZalCal1.pri.v2, whole genome shotgun sequence encodes:
- the LOC113925370 gene encoding LOW QUALITY PROTEIN: cyclin-A1-like (The sequence of the model RefSeq protein was modified relative to this genomic sequence to represent the inferred CDS: substituted 2 bases at 2 genomic stop codons): MRRHSSKSRVALAPVPRGPDACQMITRAQLGQDRPQRTVLTDNGQYRRTCGQGIPTIRCFSGSENVFPPAGKKVLSVQEPAKQGFDIYLDESEQKDRDSCTGKEEMTFEDVYEVDTSTLKSDLHFLLDFNTVSPVVVDSSLHSQSEDASDFGTDVINVTEYAEEIHQYLREAEIRQRPEAHCMRKQPDITEGMXTILVDWLVEVGEEYKLRTETLYLAINFLDRFLSCMSILRGKLQLVGTAAILLASKYEEIYPPEVDEFVYITDDTXTKRQLLRMEHLILKVLAFDLTVPTTNQFLLQYLRRQGVCVRTENLAKYVAELSLPEADPFLKYLPSLIAAAAYCLANSTVNTHFWPETLAAFTGSSLNEIVPCLSELHKACLDIAHRSQQEIRGKYKASKYMHVSLMEPPAVLSLQ; the protein is encoded by the exons ATGAGGAGGCA CAGCTCCAAGAGCAGAGTAGCCCTAGCTCCAGTGCCTCGAGGTCCTGATGCCTGTCAGATGATAACCAGAGCCCAGCTCGGCCAGGATCGCCCACAGAGAACAGTGCTGACTGATAATGGGCAGTACAGGAGGACCTGTGGTCAGGGGATCCCAACAATCAGGTGTTTCTCTGGATCAGAAAATGTCTTCCCTCCAGCTGGAAAGAAAGTGCTCTCAGTCCAGGAGCCAGCCAAGCAAGGATTTGATATCTAC CTGGATGAGTCTGAGCAGAAGGACAGAGACAGCTGTACAGGGAaagaggagatgacatttgaggaTGTGTATGAGGTAGACACCAGCACACTCAAGTCAGACCTTCACTTCCTGCTGGATTTTAACACAGTTTCCCCAGTGGTGGTAGATTCATCTCTCCATTCCCAGTCTGAAGATGCATCAGATTTTGGTACAGATGTGATAAATGTGACTGAATATGCTGAAGAAATTCATCAGTACCTTAGAGAAGCTGAAATAAGACAGAGGCCTGAAGCACACTGCATGAGGAAGCAACCAGACATCACAGAAGGCATGTGAACTATTCTGGTGGACTGGCTCGTTGAGGTCGGCGAAGAGTATAAGCTTCGAACAGAGACTCTCTACCTGGCTATCAACTTCCTGGACAGGTTTCTTTCATGCATGTCTATTCTGAGAGGGAAATTGCAGCTTGTAGGCACAGCAGCTATTCTTCTGGCTTCgaaatatgaagaaatatatcCACCTGAAGTAGACGAGTTTGTCTACATAACTGATGATACTTAAACAAAACGCCAACTGCTAAGAATGGAACATCTGATCCTGAAAGTCCTGGCTTTCGATCTCACAGTGCCAACCACCAACCAGTTTCTCCTTCAGTACTTAAGGAGACAAGGAGTGTGCGTCAGAACTGAGAATCTGGCCAAGTATGTAGCAGAACTGAGTCTTCCTGAAGCTGACCCATTCTTGAAATATCTTCCTTCATTGATAGCTGCAGCAGCTTATTGCCTGGCCAACTCTACTGTGAACACACACTTCTGGCCAGAAACCCTTGCTGCATTTACAGGCTCTTCATTAAATGAAATCGTGCCTTGCCTGAGCGAGCTGCATAAAGCATGCCTTGATATAGCCCATCGATCACAGCAAGAAATTAGGGGGAAGTATAAGGCTTCAAAGTACATGCACGTGTCTCTGATGGAACCACCTGCAGTTCTCTCTCTGCAGTAA